In Janthinobacterium sp. 67, a genomic segment contains:
- a CDS encoding MFS transporter: protein MTDRTTAAVPMPGTAEPPVSERLPVLALLALAMTAFLALLSETLPAGLLPQIARDLGISEVMTGQLVTVYAIGSILTAIPLTALTSGWRRRNVLLLAITGFLIFNTATALAPNYIVALVSRFVTGMAAGLAWGLMAGYARRMVRVEQQGRAMAIAMIGTPLALSLGVPLGTLMGGVLGWRSIFGIMSGLAVVLVAWVLLAVPDYPGQKNGERLSIRQVFMTPGVRPILAVIVAWMLAHNILYTYIAPFLAPSGLRPRVDLVLLVYGVGSLAGIWLVSQLIDRWLRKLVLGCIAAFAIVVIALGLAMDSAIVIYVSMAIWGVTFGGAGTLLQTASADAAGDGMDVAQAMVATIWNVAIAGGGLAGGLLLDGYGAASFPWAMLALLLVALTIAWRAHRHSFKPGRRSGGAVASH, encoded by the coding sequence ATGACCGACCGCACTACCGCCGCAGTACCCATGCCGGGCACTGCCGAACCCCCCGTTTCCGAACGCCTTCCCGTATTGGCCTTGCTGGCCCTGGCCATGACGGCGTTTCTCGCTCTCCTGTCGGAAACCTTGCCCGCCGGCTTGCTGCCGCAGATTGCCCGCGACCTCGGTATTTCCGAAGTCATGACGGGCCAGCTGGTGACCGTCTACGCCATCGGCTCCATCCTGACGGCCATTCCCCTGACGGCCCTGACGAGCGGCTGGCGCCGGCGCAATGTCTTGTTGCTGGCCATTACCGGCTTCTTGATCTTCAATACGGCGACGGCCCTGGCGCCCAACTATATCGTTGCCCTGGTTTCGCGCTTCGTCACGGGCATGGCCGCCGGGCTGGCCTGGGGCTTGATGGCCGGCTACGCGCGCCGCATGGTGCGTGTCGAACAGCAGGGCAGGGCGATGGCCATTGCCATGATCGGCACGCCGCTGGCCCTGTCCTTGGGCGTGCCGCTGGGCACCCTGATGGGGGGCGTGCTGGGCTGGCGCAGCATCTTCGGCATCATGTCGGGCCTGGCAGTCGTGCTGGTCGCGTGGGTGCTGCTGGCCGTGCCCGATTATCCGGGGCAAAAGAATGGCGAGCGCCTGTCGATCCGCCAGGTATTCATGACGCCGGGCGTGCGGCCGATTCTTGCCGTGATCGTCGCCTGGATGCTGGCGCATAACATTCTGTATACCTACATCGCGCCATTCCTCGCGCCGTCCGGCTTGCGTCCCCGCGTCGACCTGGTGCTGCTCGTGTATGGCGTGGGCTCGCTGGCCGGCATCTGGCTGGTCAGCCAGCTGATCGACCGCTGGCTGCGCAAGCTCGTGCTGGGCTGCATCGCCGCCTTTGCCATCGTGGTGATCGCGCTGGGCCTGGCGATGGACTCGGCCATCGTCATCTATGTGAGCATGGCCATCTGGGGCGTCACCTTTGGCGGCGCCGGCACCTTGCTGCAGACGGCGTCGGCGGACGCGGCCGGCGACGGCATGGACGTGGCGCAGGCCATGGTGGCAACCATCTGGAACGTGGCCATCGCGGGCGGCGGCCTGGCGGGCGGCCTGCTGCTCGACGGCTATGGCGCGGCATCGTTCCCCTGGGCCATGCTGGCCTTGCTGCTGGTGGCCTTGACCATCGCCTGGCGCGCGCACCGCCACAGTTTCAAGCCGGGCCGGCGCAGTGGCGGTGCGGTGGCCAGCCACTGA
- a CDS encoding SIMPL domain-containing protein (The SIMPL domain is named for its presence in mouse protein SIMPL (signalling molecule that associates with mouse pelle-like kinase). Bacterial member BP26, from Brucella, was shown to assemble into a channel-like structure, while YggE from E. coli has been associated with resistance to oxidative stress.), translated as MTVMKSVLVAAAATVALSAQAQSLPTNGTLVVVPAFGEVKHVNDQVVATLAVEEQDKDKAAAASRVNQKMNKGIAIVKQADPSAALKSYGYYTYPVYPEERPLPAGAVAKPRLPTAWRVGQYLEVTTANLASLPKTVSAAQGVLTLNGLNFGLKPETVRLLDDQRIAATYKNLNERVAAIAKAMGRNVSDAVLDTVDFEGSGNYATESRPAAAPMMMRSAKMAEDSTVAEPSFEPGETTLDMRVVGKVKFK; from the coding sequence ATGACCGTGATGAAATCCGTCCTTGTTGCCGCCGCAGCCACCGTTGCCCTGAGCGCGCAAGCTCAATCCTTGCCGACCAACGGCACCCTGGTGGTCGTACCCGCGTTTGGCGAAGTCAAGCATGTCAATGACCAGGTGGTCGCTACCCTGGCCGTCGAAGAACAGGACAAGGACAAAGCCGCGGCCGCGTCGCGTGTCAACCAGAAGATGAACAAGGGTATCGCCATCGTCAAGCAGGCCGACCCGTCGGCAGCATTGAAATCGTACGGCTACTACACCTATCCCGTGTATCCGGAAGAGCGTCCGCTGCCGGCTGGCGCCGTTGCCAAGCCGCGTCTGCCAACGGCGTGGCGCGTCGGCCAGTATCTGGAAGTGACGACGGCCAATCTGGCGTCCCTGCCAAAAACCGTGTCGGCGGCGCAAGGCGTGCTGACCCTGAACGGTTTGAATTTCGGCCTGAAGCCGGAAACCGTCCGTTTGCTCGATGACCAGCGCATCGCCGCCACGTACAAAAACCTGAACGAGCGCGTGGCCGCCATCGCCAAGGCCATGGGCCGCAACGTCTCCGACGCCGTGCTCGATACGGTGGACTTCGAAGGTTCGGGCAACTACGCCACGGAAAGCCGTCCCGCCGCCGCACCGATGATGATGCGCAGCGCCAAGATGGCCGAAGACAGCACCGTTGCCGAACCGAGCTTCGAACCGGGCGAAACGACTCTCGACATGCGTGTCGTCGGCAAGGTGAAGTTCAAGTAA
- the ilvN gene encoding acetolactate synthase small subunit → MRHIISVLLENEAGALSRVVGLFSARGYNIETLTVAPTEDSTLSRMTIVTSGSDDIIEQITKHLNRLIEVVKVVDLTEGQHIERELMLIKVRAVGKEREEMKRTADIFRGRIIDVTEKTYTIELTGNKVKLDAFIDSIDRAAILETVRTGGSGIGRGERILKV, encoded by the coding sequence ATGCGCCATATTATTTCTGTCTTGCTGGAAAACGAAGCGGGCGCCCTGTCGCGCGTGGTGGGCCTGTTCTCGGCACGCGGCTACAACATCGAAACATTGACGGTGGCGCCGACGGAAGACTCGACCCTGTCGCGCATGACCATCGTCACCAGCGGTTCGGACGACATCATCGAGCAGATCACCAAGCACTTGAACCGCCTCATCGAGGTGGTGAAGGTGGTGGACTTGACCGAAGGCCAGCATATCGAACGCGAGTTGATGCTGATCAAGGTTCGGGCCGTGGGCAAGGAGCGCGAGGAAATGAAGCGCACCGCCGATATCTTCCGTGGCCGCATCATCGATGTCACCGAAAAGACGTACACGATCGAACTGACCGGCAACAAGGTCAAGCTCGACGCGTTCATCGATTCGATCGACCGTGCCGCCATCCTGGAAACCGTCCGCACGGGCGGTTCCGGCATCGGCCGCGGCGAACGCATCCTCAAAGTATAA
- a CDS encoding SIMPL domain-containing protein (The SIMPL domain is named for its presence in mouse protein SIMPL (signalling molecule that associates with mouse pelle-like kinase). Bacterial member BP26, from Brucella, was shown to assemble into a channel-like structure, while YggE from E. coli has been associated with resistance to oxidative stress.), which translates to MIVMKSLLAAAAATVALGAHAQALPTSGTLVVVPANGEVVHANDQVTVTLAVEEQDKDKAAAASRVNQKMNQGAAIVKKADPQAVLKTQGYYTYAVYPETAPLPPGVAAKPRVPTGWRVGQYLQVTTTNLAALPKTVSAAQGVLTLNRLNFGLAPATIRKLDDQRIAAAYKNLNERVAAIAGAMGRNVGDAVIDTIDFEGSGNYAQRVNVAGARNMSADAMAYGGSQVAEPSFEPGETTLNMGLVAKVKFK; encoded by the coding sequence ATGATCGTCATGAAATCACTGCTGGCCGCAGCCGCCGCTACCGTTGCCCTGGGCGCTCACGCCCAGGCCTTGCCCACTTCCGGCACCCTCGTGGTCGTGCCCGCCAACGGCGAAGTGGTGCATGCGAACGACCAGGTGACCGTCACCCTGGCCGTCGAAGAGCAGGACAAGGACAAGGCCGCTGCCGCATCGCGCGTGAACCAGAAGATGAACCAGGGCGCGGCCATCGTCAAGAAAGCCGATCCGCAAGCCGTGCTGAAAACCCAGGGCTATTACACGTATGCCGTCTACCCGGAAACGGCACCGCTGCCACCGGGCGTGGCCGCCAAGCCCAGAGTGCCGACCGGCTGGCGAGTGGGCCAGTATCTGCAGGTAACGACGACCAACCTGGCCGCCTTGCCGAAGACCGTGTCCGCGGCGCAAGGCGTGCTGACCCTGAATCGCCTGAATTTCGGCCTGGCGCCCGCCACCATCCGCAAGCTCGACGACCAGCGCATCGCGGCCGCCTACAAGAACCTCAACGAGCGCGTGGCAGCCATCGCCGGCGCCATGGGCCGCAATGTCGGTGACGCCGTGATCGACACCATCGATTTCGAAGGCTCGGGCAATTATGCGCAGCGCGTCAACGTGGCCGGCGCGCGCAACATGAGCGCCGATGCGATGGCGTATGGCGGCAGCCAGGTGGCCGAACCGAGTTTTGAACCGGGCGAAACGACCCTGAACATGGGCCTGGTGGCCAAGGTCAAGTTCAAATAA
- the ilvC gene encoding ketol-acid reductoisomerase, with product MKVFYDKDADLSLIKGKNVAIIGYGSQGHAHAQNLNDSGVNVTVGLRKGGASWTKVEQAGLKVAEVNDAVKAADVIMILLPDENIAQVYNENIAPFAKQGAVLAFAHGFNVHYGQVVPRADLDVIMVAPKAPGHTVRATYTQGGGVPHLIAVYQDKSGIARDIALSYASANGGGRAGIIETNFREETETDLFGEQAVLCGGAVELIKAGFETLTEAGYAPEMAYFECLHELKLIVDLIYEGGIANMNYSISNNAEYGEYVTGPKVVTSATKDAMRQCLKDIQTGEYAKSFILENKAGAPTLISRRRLTSEHQIEEVGAKLRAMMPWIAKNKMVDQSKN from the coding sequence ATGAAAGTTTTTTACGACAAAGACGCTGACCTCTCCTTGATCAAAGGCAAAAACGTTGCCATCATCGGCTACGGTTCGCAAGGCCATGCACACGCACAAAACCTGAACGATTCGGGCGTCAACGTCACCGTCGGCCTGCGCAAGGGCGGCGCTTCGTGGACCAAGGTCGAGCAAGCCGGCCTGAAAGTGGCGGAAGTCAACGACGCCGTGAAAGCGGCCGACGTCATCATGATCTTGCTGCCAGATGAAAACATCGCTCAGGTCTACAACGAAAACATCGCGCCGTTCGCCAAGCAAGGCGCCGTGCTGGCCTTTGCTCACGGCTTCAACGTGCATTACGGCCAAGTCGTGCCACGCGCCGACCTGGACGTGATCATGGTCGCGCCGAAAGCCCCGGGCCACACCGTGCGCGCCACCTACACCCAGGGTGGCGGCGTGCCCCACCTGATCGCCGTGTACCAGGACAAATCGGGCATCGCCCGCGATATCGCCCTGTCGTACGCTTCGGCCAACGGCGGCGGCCGTGCCGGCATCATCGAAACGAACTTCCGTGAAGAAACCGAAACGGACTTGTTCGGCGAACAAGCCGTGCTGTGCGGCGGCGCCGTGGAACTGATCAAGGCCGGCTTCGAAACCCTGACGGAAGCGGGCTACGCGCCTGAAATGGCGTACTTCGAGTGCTTGCACGAACTGAAGCTGATCGTCGACCTGATCTATGAAGGCGGCATCGCCAACATGAATTACTCGATCTCGAACAACGCCGAATATGGCGAATACGTGACCGGTCCTAAAGTCGTGACGTCGGCCACCAAGGATGCGATGCGTCAATGCCTGAAAGACATCCAAACGGGCGAATACGCAAAGAGCTTCATCCTGGAAAACAAGGCAGGTGCACCGACCCTGATCTCGCGCCGCCGTTTGACGTCCGAGCACCAGATCGAAGAAGTGGGCGCGAAACTGCGCGCCATGATGCCTTGGATCGCCAAGAACAAGATGGTTGACCAGTCGAAGAACTAA
- the pssA gene encoding CDP-diacylglycerol--serine O-phosphatidyltransferase → MANFPRRRGKNGTPAASKASRFSKFVRQPVTDGTGKKTLRRRGIYLLPNAFTTAALFCGFYAIVMAMNQKFEHAAWAIFIAMILDGLDGRIARLTNTQSEFGAQYDSLSDMVSFGAAPALVIYEWSLRGMGKLGWLAAFVYCAGAALRLARFNTNIAVVDKRFFQGLPSPAAAAMVAGFILLMNDLEFAGNQLAWVSWTIALFSGLTMVTNVPFYSFKDVNFRKSVPFIVVFLLALFFALISIDPPKVLFPIFVAYGLSGYAVFFWRMAKGKPVSIIQTDPEH, encoded by the coding sequence ATGGCAAACTTCCCCCGTCGTAGAGGCAAGAACGGCACTCCCGCAGCATCCAAAGCGTCCCGCTTCAGCAAATTCGTGCGCCAGCCGGTGACCGATGGCACTGGCAAGAAAACCTTGCGCCGCCGCGGCATCTACCTGTTGCCGAACGCCTTCACGACGGCAGCCCTGTTTTGCGGCTTCTACGCCATCGTCATGGCCATGAACCAGAAATTTGAACACGCGGCCTGGGCCATCTTCATCGCCATGATCCTCGACGGCCTCGATGGCCGCATCGCCCGCCTGACGAATACGCAGAGCGAATTCGGCGCCCAGTACGACAGCTTGTCCGACATGGTCTCGTTCGGCGCCGCGCCGGCGCTGGTGATCTATGAATGGTCGCTGCGCGGCATGGGCAAGCTGGGCTGGCTGGCCGCCTTCGTCTACTGCGCCGGCGCCGCCCTGCGCCTGGCCCGCTTCAACACGAACATCGCCGTGGTCGACAAACGCTTCTTCCAGGGCTTGCCCAGCCCGGCGGCGGCGGCCATGGTGGCCGGCTTCATCCTGCTCATGAACGACCTGGAATTTGCCGGCAACCAGCTGGCCTGGGTGTCGTGGACGATCGCCCTGTTCTCCGGCCTGACCATGGTCACCAACGTGCCGTTCTACAGTTTCAAGGATGTGAATTTCCGCAAGTCCGTGCCCTTCATCGTGGTCTTCCTGCTGGCACTGTTCTTCGCGCTCATTTCCATCGACCCGCCGAAAGTGCTGTTCCCGATTTTCGTCGCCTATGGCCTGTCCGGCTACGCCGTGTTTTTCTGGCGCATGGCGAAGGGCAAGCCCGTCAGCATTATCCAGACCGACCCCGAGCATTGA
- a CDS encoding 2-isopropylmalate synthase produces MNTSNRLIIFDTTLRDGEQSPGASMTREEKLRIAKQLERMKVDVIEAGFAAASQGDFESIRAIAGAVRESTICSLSRANDRDIARAAEALAPAERKRIHTFIATSPLHMQMKLRMTPEEVLLQAQNAVRFARQFTDDIEFSPEDGSRSDEDFLCRVLEGVIAEGATTINFPDTVGYAVPEIFGNTIKRLRERIPNSDNAIWSVHCHNDLGLAVANSLAGVMIGGARQIECTVNGLGERAGNTALEEVVMALRTRAAYYNLTVGIDTTQIVAASKMVSQITGFAVQPNKAVVGANAFAHASGIHQDGILKARETYEIMRAEDVGWTANKIVLGKLSGRNAFKQRLQELGISLESEVEVNAAFLRFKELADRKSEIFDEDIMALVSEEQQAQESEHYRFVALTQQSTTGAVPHARVEFLVGGEQRSCEGQGDGPVDATVNAIESAAASGAELVLFSVNAISTGTQSQGEVTMRLSRDGRIVNGVGADPDIIVASAKAYLSALNKLHAKDERIDPQP; encoded by the coding sequence ATGAACACCAGCAACCGACTCATCATTTTTGACACCACCTTGCGCGACGGCGAGCAATCGCCGGGCGCGTCCATGACGCGCGAGGAAAAGCTGCGCATCGCCAAGCAGCTCGAGCGCATGAAGGTCGACGTGATCGAAGCGGGCTTCGCCGCCGCATCGCAAGGCGACTTCGAGTCGATACGCGCGATTGCCGGGGCCGTGCGCGAATCCACCATCTGCTCGCTGTCGCGCGCCAACGACCGCGACATCGCCCGCGCCGCCGAAGCCCTGGCCCCGGCCGAGCGCAAGCGCATCCACACTTTCATCGCCACCTCGCCCCTGCACATGCAGATGAAGCTGCGCATGACGCCCGAAGAAGTCTTGCTGCAGGCGCAGAACGCCGTGCGCTTTGCGCGCCAGTTCACGGACGACATCGAATTCAGCCCCGAAGACGGCAGCCGCTCCGACGAGGATTTTTTGTGCCGCGTGCTCGAGGGCGTGATCGCCGAGGGCGCCACCACCATCAACTTCCCCGACACGGTCGGTTATGCCGTGCCCGAAATCTTCGGCAATACCATCAAGCGCTTGCGCGAACGCATACCGAATTCCGACAACGCCATCTGGTCCGTGCATTGCCATAACGACCTGGGCCTGGCTGTGGCCAATTCGCTGGCGGGCGTCATGATAGGCGGCGCGCGGCAGATCGAATGCACGGTCAATGGCCTGGGCGAGCGGGCCGGCAACACGGCGCTGGAAGAAGTGGTGATGGCGCTGCGCACGCGCGCCGCCTATTACAACCTGACGGTGGGCATCGACACGACGCAGATCGTGGCGGCGTCGAAAATGGTGTCGCAGATCACGGGCTTTGCCGTGCAGCCGAACAAGGCCGTCGTCGGCGCGAACGCCTTTGCGCACGCGTCCGGCATCCACCAGGACGGCATTTTGAAGGCGCGCGAGACGTATGAAATCATGCGCGCCGAAGACGTGGGCTGGACGGCCAACAAGATCGTCCTGGGCAAACTGTCGGGGCGCAATGCCTTCAAGCAGCGGCTGCAGGAGCTGGGTATTTCTCTGGAGTCGGAAGTGGAAGTCAACGCGGCCTTCCTGCGCTTCAAGGAGCTGGCCGACCGGAAATCCGAGATTTTCGACGAAGACATCATGGCCCTCGTCAGCGAGGAGCAGCAGGCGCAGGAGAGTGAGCACTACCGTTTTGTTGCGCTGACGCAGCAGTCGACGACGGGCGCCGTGCCGCATGCGCGCGTGGAGTTTCTCGTCGGCGGAGAGCAGCGCAGCTGCGAAGGGCAGGGCGACGGCCCCGTCGACGCCACCGTCAACGCCATCGAAAGCGCGGCCGCCAGCGGCGCGGAGCTGGTCCTGTTCTCCGTCAATGCCATCAGCACGGGCACGCAGTCGCAGGGCGAAGTGACGATGCGATTGTCGCGCGACGGTCGCATCGTCAACGGCGTAGGCGCCGATCCCGACATCATCGTCGCGTCGGCCAAGGCGTATCTGTCGGCGCTCAATAAACTGCATGCGAAAGATGAGCGTATCGACCCGCAGCCGTAG
- a CDS encoding Ig-like domain-containing protein, producing MAKLTCLAARPPPARKQMPQHPHKVHRFSRFSCPAIPAILVLTSMLSACGGGGGSGSNTAPVTPPVTPPPTSSADTPLLLTAINADSAPTLALAYGATPLAVAQMAVDWTTRINTSTTASRTCGNGGSQSATFIDADGNGRVSAGDKLSVTYANCRVKELDGVLDGTMNIAFTAPVAQQQMAGVISFMPGFGDRTETPRQDIIGSVRFDYTSGVLSRLLHVYSDTQPFVMAFSDATTSKKDTITGLDVQHELRLDTARTATSIRLHLASNLLGGSLDVTTRAPLSSWFDSYPDAGELLLSGANNSRASLRVNANNRNQLDSLLGDTVIRAQDSLDVGLLWSSGNWLPGNKANLDYYEIKPVLATDFKLLVSPDVSAMTPSGSLSWAYSRPLDTTSVTDALFQGKSADAGTIEAKISYNGAIITVTPLSQLKAGAIYEVSLNAKTNALVRDTAGNALFTPRVTVNVVQSIHAAIGTGGMAPLLLGPAGTLTLDAGASSANGAPVSGTRWRQVSGPALTMDNPNAARVTLSSATPSRGVAVMALDATNAAGETDSRQISIDVLSDLSQALAYSSRTGNGEFEIDSTARTEFAPNTLYVANTNALQLLSPTRINVFLLAIPGLTWQPGLTFTYGAGNTSGAQGTAKVGCFGVNTGTVRVLDFALDGDGKLARAAIDYDDNCNGIVTQASIRYRSDMPVRK from the coding sequence ATGGCCAAACTGACATGCTTGGCCGCTCGCCCACCACCAGCAAGGAAGCAGATGCCCCAACACCCGCACAAAGTCCATCGGTTCAGTCGTTTCTCTTGCCCCGCCATCCCCGCAATCCTGGTATTGACCTCCATGCTGAGCGCATGCGGCGGTGGCGGCGGCAGTGGCAGCAACACCGCACCCGTCACGCCACCCGTGACACCACCACCGACAAGCAGCGCGGATACGCCGCTTTTGCTGACCGCAATCAATGCCGACTCGGCACCCACACTTGCACTGGCCTACGGCGCCACGCCATTGGCCGTGGCGCAAATGGCGGTCGACTGGACAACACGCATCAATACCAGCACTACCGCCTCCCGGACCTGCGGCAACGGCGGCAGTCAGAGTGCCACCTTCATTGATGCGGACGGCAATGGCCGCGTCAGCGCTGGCGACAAGCTGAGCGTGACGTATGCAAACTGCCGCGTCAAGGAACTCGACGGCGTGCTCGACGGCACCATGAACATCGCCTTCACGGCACCGGTGGCACAGCAGCAAATGGCCGGCGTCATCAGCTTCATGCCAGGTTTCGGCGACCGTACGGAAACGCCACGCCAGGATATCATTGGCAGCGTACGCTTCGACTACACCAGTGGAGTCCTCTCCAGGCTGCTGCATGTTTACTCCGACACGCAGCCGTTCGTCATGGCATTTTCCGATGCCACCACCAGCAAGAAAGACACCATTACAGGGCTCGATGTGCAGCATGAATTGCGGCTCGATACCGCGCGCACGGCCACCAGCATCCGCCTCCACCTGGCAAGCAACCTTCTGGGAGGCAGCCTCGATGTCACTACGCGCGCTCCACTGAGCTCGTGGTTCGACAGCTATCCCGATGCGGGCGAACTGCTGCTGAGCGGCGCAAACAACAGCAGGGCCAGCCTGCGCGTCAATGCAAACAATCGCAATCAGTTGGATTCACTGCTTGGCGACACGGTGATCCGCGCGCAGGATAGCCTGGATGTGGGACTTCTCTGGAGCAGCGGCAACTGGCTTCCAGGCAATAAAGCCAATCTGGACTATTACGAAATCAAACCTGTCCTGGCTACCGATTTCAAGCTGCTGGTGTCGCCGGACGTCAGCGCCATGACACCGAGCGGGAGCTTGTCGTGGGCTTATTCCCGGCCGCTCGACACCACCTCTGTGACCGACGCCCTTTTTCAAGGGAAAAGCGCCGATGCTGGCACCATAGAAGCGAAAATCAGCTACAACGGCGCCATCATTACCGTCACGCCATTGAGCCAACTCAAGGCAGGCGCCATCTATGAGGTGAGCCTCAACGCGAAGACGAATGCACTCGTGCGCGATACGGCCGGCAATGCCTTGTTCACCCCAAGGGTGACCGTGAACGTGGTCCAAAGCATACACGCCGCCATCGGCACCGGCGGCATGGCGCCCTTGTTGCTGGGCCCAGCGGGAACGCTGACGCTGGACGCCGGCGCTTCGTCGGCCAACGGAGCCCCCGTCAGCGGCACGCGCTGGCGGCAGGTGTCGGGGCCGGCCTTGACGATGGACAATCCCAACGCCGCCCGCGTCACGCTCTCGAGCGCGACGCCATCAAGGGGTGTCGCGGTGATGGCGCTCGATGCAACGAATGCCGCAGGCGAAACGGACAGCCGGCAGATCAGCATAGACGTGCTGAGCGACCTTTCCCAAGCCTTGGCCTACAGTTCACGCACCGGCAACGGCGAGTTTGAGATCGACAGCACGGCCCGCACCGAGTTCGCACCGAACACGCTCTACGTGGCCAATACAAACGCCTTGCAGTTGCTGTCCCCTACGCGCATCAACGTCTTCCTGCTCGCCATTCCTGGTCTCACCTGGCAGCCGGGGCTGACATTCACTTACGGCGCAGGCAACACCAGCGGCGCCCAGGGCACGGCCAAGGTGGGCTGCTTCGGCGTGAATACAGGCACGGTCCGCGTACTCGATTTCGCGCTTGATGGCGATGGCAAGCTGGCGCGCGCCGCCATTGATTATGACGACAACTGCAACGGCATCGTCACGCAGGCATCGATCCGCTACCGCAGCGACATGCCTGTGCGCAAGTAA